GCCGCCATGATGTCGTGGCCCCAGAGGTCGAGCTTCTTGACCTGGTCGCCCGTGAGGTTGGTGCCGCCCGCGTAGCCCAGCTGGTCCCGCAGCGCCGCGTGCGCCAGCTCCTGGGCGATGACGGCCGCGACGCTGCCGATGCGGCTGACGACCAGGGCCATACCGCGGGCCTGGTCCGAGGCGAGCGGGGCCTGCTGCAGGGCAAGGTGCTCGTCGAGCGTCATCTTTGACGGGGCCACGTTTCGGATGCTAGGCGAAGGCCGGCGTTTAGTCAACCCGCCGAACGATGGTATTCTCGGTGGCGCCATGACGAGCCGCATGCGCTGTCTTTCGGGGTGCCTGGCGGTGTTGTTCCTCGTCGCCGGGTGCGCCGGCCAGGTCCCGAGGTACGTCGTCTCCCCCGCCAAGGGCCAGACGTCCCAGCAGATGGACAACGACAAGTTCGACTGCAACCTCCAGGCGCAGAAGCAGACCGACTACAACCCCGACAAGGCGCTGACCGAGGGCGCCCTGGTGGGCCTGCTCGTCGGCGGGGCGGCAGGGGCGGGTCTCGGCGCTGCGGCGGGCGCGGCCGGCGGCATCGTCGGCACGGGCGCCTCCGTGGGCGCCATCGCGGGCGGCGGAATCGGCGCCACACTCGGCGGGTCGTACCTCTACGACAAGGACCTGAACCAGACCCAGCGGGCCTTCTACGCGTGTCTCGAGACGCGCGGCTACACCCTCACCAAGTAGCCGGCGTGGCCGACCCCGCCCAGGGACGCTGGCGGGCGCTCTTCTTCCTCTCCCTGGCCGAGCTGGGCGCGCTGTCGCTCTGGTTCAGCGCCGCCGCCGTGCTTCCCGCGCTCTCACGCGAATGGCATCTCGGCGACGGCGGGCGCGCGGGGCTCACCATCGCCGTTCAGGCGGGCTTCATCCTCGGCACGCTGGGCTCGGCTCTCGCCAACCTGCCCGATATCGTCTCGCCCCGCCTGCTCATGCTCTGGAGCGCCGTGGCGGGCGCCGCGCTCAACGGCGCGCTCGCACTCTGGATCGAGAGCCTCACGCCTGCACTCGTCCTTCGCTTCGCGACGGGCCTCTGCATGGCGGGCGCGTATCCGCCGGCCATGAAGATCGTCGCCACATGGTTCCGCGAGGGGCGCGGGCTCGCCATCGGTATCCTCGTGGGCGCGCTCACCGTGGGCTCGGCCGCGCCGCATCTGATCCGCGGCCTCACCGACCTGCCCTGGCGCGGAACCTTGCTCGCGGCCTCGGGGCTTTCGCTCGCGGCGGCGGCGCTCGTCTGGCTCTGCGTCACCGAGGGCCCCGACCGCTTCCCGCCCGCGCGCTTCGATCTGCGCATGGCGGGCGCCGTCTTTCGCGGGCGCGGACCGCGGCTGGCGTGCTTCGGCTACTTCGGTCACATGTGGGAGCTCTACCCGATGTGGGCCTGGCTCGGCGTCTTCCTGGCGGCGAGCCTCGAGGCCCGCGGCGGCGGCAGCTACCTGGGACTCAACGCCCCGGCGGCGACCTTCGCCGCC
This DNA window, taken from Candidatus Rokuibacteriota bacterium, encodes the following:
- a CDS encoding MFS transporter, translated to MADPAQGRWRALFFLSLAELGALSLWFSAAAVLPALSREWHLGDGGRAGLTIAVQAGFILGTLGSALANLPDIVSPRLLMLWSAVAGAALNGALALWIESLTPALVLRFATGLCMAGAYPPAMKIVATWFREGRGLAIGILVGALTVGSAAPHLIRGLTDLPWRGTLLAASGLSLAAAALVWLCVTEGPDRFPPARFDLRMAGAVFRGRGPRLACFGYFGHMWELYPMWAWLGVFLAASLEARGGGSYLGLNAPAATFAAMGLGGALGAYAGGALADRWGRTALTMAAMALSSLCAATIGLSFGGPPVLTFALAVFWGITVIADSAQFSTAVTELSPPTYVGTALTAQTCVGFALTMVSIWLIPPVVRVVGWSWAFAMLAPGPALGVLAMARLRASPESLRMAGGRR